In the genome of Vanacampus margaritifer isolate UIUO_Vmar chromosome 1, RoL_Vmar_1.0, whole genome shotgun sequence, one region contains:
- the uggt1 gene encoding UDP-glucose:glycoprotein glucosyltransferase 1 isoform X1, whose product MIPGSYEAGFVAGWTMWLLWISLFLPVTVSGGGADSKAVTTTLTAKWADTPLLLEASEFLAEESQEKFWDFVEASHSIEEHDGDTDQAYYELIVQKASTLLSSVQVNMLKFALSLRAYSATVHSFQQIASNEPPPAGCSAFFNVHGEKTCDPDTLEALLKTAPGRPKPYLFKGDHKYPGSKSDAPVVILYAELGKAHFRELHLAGVDKVDEGLATYVLRHYVANPSTNRVFLSGYGVELAIKNQEYKAKDDTQVQGAEVNATMIRENDPVDEVQGFLFGRLKTLYPELKEQLKELRKHLVESTNEMAPLKVWEMQDLSFQTAARILAAPAVDALNVMKDLSQNFPTKARSITKTVVSAETRKEIAENQKFFKGTLGLHPGDSALFINGLHIDLDSQDIFSVFEVLRSEAQVMEGLRSLLIDTPYIHDILKLNVQPSDSDYAVDIRNPAISWINNLETDHRYSSWPYNVQELLRPTFPGVIRQIRKNFHNLVIILDPTQENAVELLSVAEMFYSNNIPLRIGLVFVVSDEDNIDGMQDAGVALLRTYNYISDEVDSHNAFDAVISMFNRVPPGGRLTVTNVIQVLEKRFPYVEVSSVLGADSSYDNNRKEGRAYYEQTGVGPLPVVMYNGIPYQREHLEPDELETVTMQKILETTSFYQRAVYLGELATDHDVVDFIMNQPNVVPRINSRVLSTARTYLDLSDTNNHFVDDYARFSTLDTREKSTAVANSINYMTKKALTTTNRHDDGYIRPVTFWVVGDFDTPSGRRLLYDAIRHMKTSNNVRLGLISNPSAEPSAESSRVTRSIWAAMQTQSANNAKNFITKMAKEETAAALHKGTDVAEFAVGGMDVSLFKSAYESHKFDFLLSHAAYCRDVLRLKKGQRAVISNGRIIGPLGDDEVFNQDDFLLLESIILKTSGERIKSKVQQFGIEEDRASDLVMKVDALLSSQPKGEARIEYGFADDRHSAVKIRPKEEDVYFDIVAVVDPVTRDTQKLAPFLVVLKQLVNVNLRVFMNCQSKLSDMPLKSFYRYVLEAELAFQADGGFSPGPMAQFLDMPQSPLFTLNLNTPESWMVESVRTRYDLDNIYLEEVENVVAAQYELEHLLLEGHCFDVSSGQPPRGLQFTLGTASEPVIVDTIVMANLGYFQLKANPGAWNLKLRKGRSDEIYKIYSHDGTDSPADSDDIIVVLNNFKSRIIKVKVQKKADKINEELLSDSSAEENDSGFWKSLTRGFTGGGKTEEAKPDKDDVINIFSLASGHLYERFLRIMMLSVLKNTNTPVKFWFLKNYLSPTFKEFIPHMAKKYGFRYELVQYKWPRWLHQQTEKQRIIWGYKILFLDVLFPLAVDKILFVDADQIVRTDLKGLRDFDLEGAPYGYTPFCESRREMDGYRFWKSGYWASHLAGRKYHISALYVVDLKKFRKIAAGDRLRGQYQGLSQDPNSLSNLDQDLPNNMIHQVPIKSLPQEWLWCETWCDNASKKNAKTIDLCNNPMTKEPKLQAAVRIVSEWSDYDQEVKRLQTLVQKEIAQTNQTAELPSTDAHTEL is encoded by the exons ATGATTCCAGGAAGCTACGAAGCCGGCTTCG TTGCAGGCTGGACGATGTGGCTTCTGTGGATCTCACTATTTTTGCCGGTCACTGTTTCCGGGGGTGGGGCCGACTCCAAGGCTGTCACCACCACTCTCACGGCCAAGTGGGCCGACACACCTCTACTGCTGGAAGccag TGAGTTCCTGGCAGAGGAGAGCCAGGAGAAGTTCTGGGACTTCGTTGAAGCCAGTCATAGCATAGAAGAGCACGATG GCGACACCGACCAGGCGTATTATGAGCTGATAGTGCAGAAAGCGAGCACCTTGCTCAGCTCTGTCCAAGTGAACATGCTCAAGTTCGCCCTGTCCCTCAGAGCCTACTCGGCAACAGTGCACTCCTTCCAGCAG ATTGCGTCCAATGAGCCTCCTCCTGCCGGCTGTTCAGCTTTTTTCAACGTCCATGGAGAGAAAACGTGCGATCCCGACACTTTGGAAGCACTCCTGAAAACAGCGCCAGGAAG GCCGAAGCCTTATCTTTTCAAAGGCGACCATAAATATCCCGGATCAAAGTCAGACGCTCCCGTCGTCATCCTGTACGCGGAGTTGGGGAAAGCTCATTTCCGGGAACTTCACCTGGCTGGCGTGGACAAAGTTGATGAAGGCTTGGCAACATATGTGCTCCGTCATTATGTTGCT AATCCGAGCACAAACAGGGTCTTTCTCTCCGGCTATGGCGTGGAGTTGGCCATCAAAAACCAGGAGTACAAGGCCAAGGATGACACGCAAGTCCAag GGGCAGAGGTAAACGCCACGATGATCAGAGAGAACGATCCGGTGGACGAGGTCCAGGGCTTCCTTTTCGGCCGACTCAA GACACTCTACCCAGAACTGAAAGAACAGCTGAAGGAGCTGAGGAAACATTTAGTGGAAAGCACCAATGAAATGGCGCCGCTCAAAGTTTGGGAAATGCAAG ACCTGAGTTTCCAGACGGCTGCTCGCATCCTGGCCGCTCCAGCTGTGGATGCCCTTAATGTCATGAAGGACCTAAGTCAGAACTTCCCCACCAAGGCCAG GTCCATCACCAAAACGGTGGTCAGCGCTGAGACACGCAAAGAGATCGCCGAAAACCAGAAG TTCTTCAAAGGAACGCTGGGGCTGCATCCGGGCGACTCGGCACTTTTTATCAACGGGCTTCACATTGATCTCGACTCACAAGACATCTTCAG TGTGTTTGAGGTCCTGCGCAGCGAAGCGCAAGTGATGGAGGGTCTGCGTTCGCTGCTCATCGACACGCCCTACATCCACGACATCCTGAAGCTCAACGTGCAGCCGTCGGATTCCGACTACGCCGTTGACATCCGCAACCCCGCCATCAGC TGGATTAACAACCTGGAGACAGACCATCGCTACAGCTCGTGGCCCTACAATGTTCAGGAGTTGCTCAGACCCACCTTCCCGGGAGTGATTCGGCAGATTCGCAAGAACTTCCACAATCTG gtGATCATTCTGGATCCGACTCAAGAGAACGCTGTGGAGCTGCTAAGTGTTGCAGAGATGTTCTATTCAAACAACATCCCACTCAG GATCGGGCTTGTATTTGTGGTGTCGGATGAAGACAACATCGACGGCATGCAGGACGCGGGCGTGGCCCTGCTGCGGACTTACAACTACATCAGCGACGAGGTGGACAGCCACAATGCTTTCGACGCCGTCATCTCG ATGTTCAACCGCGTCCCTCCTGGTGGCCGACTGACCGTCACCAATGTGATTCAAGTTCTGGAGAAGCGCTTCCCCTACGTGGAGGTCAGCAGCGTCCTGGGAGCAGATTCCAGCTACGACAACAACAGAAAG GAAGGACGGGCGTACTATGAGCAGACGGGGGTGGGCCCGTTGCCGGTAGTCATGTACAACGGAATACCGTACCAGCGCGAGCACCTGGAGCCGGACGAACTGGAGACCGTCACCATGCAGAAGATCCTGGAGACCACCTCCTTCTATCAGAGGGCCGTCTACCTG GGAGAACTGGCCACCGATCACGATGTCGTTGACTTCATCATGAACCAGCCCAACGTGGTCCCTCGCATCAACTCCCGAGTGCTGTCCACCGCCAGAACCTACCTGGACCTCTCCGACACCA ACAACCATTTTGTGGACGATTACGCTCGCTTCTCCACTCTGGACACTCGGGAGAAGAGCACGGCCGTGGCCAACAGCATCAATTACATGACCAAGAAAG CGCTGACCACCACCAACCGGCATG ATGATGGCTACATCCGGCCTGTGACTTTCTGGGTggtgggagactttgacacgcCTTCAGGACGCCGCCTCCTCTATGATGCCATCAGACACATG AAAACTAGCAACAACGTGCGACTTGGCCTGATCAGCAACCCGTCGGCCGAGCCGTCCGCCGAGTCGAGCCGAGTGACTCGCTCCATCTGGGCCGCCATGCAGACGCAGTCCGCCAACAACGCCAAGAACTTCATCACCAAGATGGCCAAGGAGGAAACGGCAGCGGCGCTGCACAAAGGAACCGACGTCGCAGAGTTTGCTGTTGGG GGGATGGATGTGTCGTTGTTCAAGAGTGCGTACGAGAGCCACAAATTTGACTTCCTGCTTTCCCACGCCGCCTACTGCCGAGACGTGCTCAGACTGAAGAAGGGCCAGAGAGCCGTCATCAGCAACGGACGA ATCATCGGCCCTCTGGGGGACGACGAGGTGTTCAACCAAGACGACTTCCTCCTGCTGGAGAGCATCATCCTCAAGACGTCGGGCGAGCGCATCAAAAGCAAAGTGCAGCAGTTCGGCATTGAAGAGGACAG GGCCAGCGACCTGGTGATGAAGGTGGACGCTCTGCTCTCGTCTCAGCCCAAAGGGGAGGCGCGCATCGAGTATGGCTTTGCTGACGACCGCCACAG CGCTGTGAAGATCCGTCCCAAGGAGGAAGACGTTTACTTTGACATCGTAGCCGTGGTGGATCCCGTCACGCGGGATACTCAGAAACTGGCTCCTTTCCTGGTG GTTCTGAAGCAACTGGTCAACGTCAATCTGCGCGTCTTCATGAACTGCCAGTCCAAACTGTCTGACATGCCTCTGAAGAG TTTTTACCGCTACGTGCTGGAGGCGGAGCTGGCGTTCCAGGCGGACGGCGGCTTCTCGCCGGGCCCAATGGCGCAGTTCCTGGACATGCCTCAGTCGCCGCTCTTCACGCTGAACCTCAACACTCCGGAAAGCTGGATGGTGGAGTCCGTGCGCACGCGCTACGACCTGGACAACATCTACCTGGAGGAG GTGGAGAACGTGGTGGCGGCGCAGTACGAGCTGGAGCACCTCCTCCTGGAGGGTCACTGTTTCGACGTCAGCTCGGGCCAGCCGCCGCGCGGCCTTCAGTTCACGCTTGGCACCGCCTCCGAACCCGTCATCGTGGACACCATCGTCATGGCAAACCTC GGTTATTTCCAGCTCAAGGCCAATCCCGGAGCTTGGAACCTGAAGCTGAGGAAAGGCAGATCTGATGAGATCTATAAGATTTACAG TCACGACGGCACGGACTCGCCGGCGGACTCGGACGACATCATCGTGGTCCTGAACAACTTCAAGAGCCGAATCATTAAAGTCAAG GTCCAGAAGAAAGCCGACAAGATCAACGAGGAGCTGCTGAGCGACAGCAGCGCCGAGGAGAACGACAGCGGCTTCTGGAAGTCTCTGACCAG GGGCTTCACGGGCGGCGGGAAGACGGAGGAGGCCAAGCCGGATAAAGACGACGTCATCAACATCTTCTCGCTGGCCTCGGGTCACCTGTACGAGCGCTTCCTCAGGATCATGATGCTGTCGGTCCTGAAGAACACCAACACGCCCGTCAAGTTCTGGTTCCTCAAGAACTACCTGTCGCCAACTTTCAAG GAGTTCATCCCGCACATGGCCAAGAAATACGGCTTCCGGTACGAGCTGGTGCAGTACAAGTGGCCTCGCTGGCTCCACCAGCAGACGGAGAAGCAGAGAATCATCTGGGGCTACAAGATCCTCTTCCTGGATGTCCTCTTCCCGCTCGCCGTCGACAAGATCCTCTTCGTGGACGCAGACCAG ATCGTGCGTACCGACCTGAAGGGGCTGCGGGACTTTGACCTGGAGGGGGCGCCGTACGGCTACACGCCTTTCTGCGAGAGCAGACGGGAGATGGACGGATATCGATTCTGGAAGTCCGGCTACTGGGCCAGTCACCTGGCAGGACGCAAATACCACATCAG CGCCCTCTACGTTGTGGACCTGAAGAA
- the uggt1 gene encoding UDP-glucose:glycoprotein glucosyltransferase 1 isoform X2: MIPGSYEAGFVAGWTMWLLWISLFLPVTVSGGGADSKAVTTTLTAKWADTPLLLEASEFLAEESQEKFWDFVEASHSIEEHDGDTDQAYYELIVQKASTLLSSVQVNMLKFALSLRAYSATVHSFQQIASNEPPPAGCSAFFNVHGEKTCDPDTLEALLKTAPGRPKPYLFKGDHKYPGSKSDAPVVILYAELGKAHFRELHLAGVDKVDEGLATYVLRHYVANPSTNRVFLSGYGVELAIKNQEYKAKDDTQVQGAEVNATMIRENDPVDEVQGFLFGRLKTLYPELKEQLKELRKHLVESTNEMAPLKVWEMQDLSFQTAARILAAPAVDALNVMKDLSQNFPTKARSITKTVVSAETRKEIAENQKFFKGTLGLHPGDSALFINGLHIDLDSQDIFSVFEVLRSEAQVMEGLRSLLIDTPYIHDILKLNVQPSDSDYAVDIRNPAISWINNLETDHRYSSWPYNVQELLRPTFPGVIRQIRKNFHNLVIILDPTQENAVELLSVAEMFYSNNIPLRIGLVFVVSDEDNIDGMQDAGVALLRTYNYISDEVDSHNAFDAVISMFNRVPPGGRLTVTNVIQVLEKRFPYVEVSSVLGADSSYDNNRKEGRAYYEQTGVGPLPVVMYNGIPYQREHLEPDELETVTMQKILETTSFYQRAVYLGELATDHDVVDFIMNQPNVVPRINSRVLSTARTYLDLSDTNNHFVDDYARFSTLDTREKSTAVANSINYMTKKDDGYIRPVTFWVVGDFDTPSGRRLLYDAIRHMKTSNNVRLGLISNPSAEPSAESSRVTRSIWAAMQTQSANNAKNFITKMAKEETAAALHKGTDVAEFAVGGMDVSLFKSAYESHKFDFLLSHAAYCRDVLRLKKGQRAVISNGRIIGPLGDDEVFNQDDFLLLESIILKTSGERIKSKVQQFGIEEDRASDLVMKVDALLSSQPKGEARIEYGFADDRHSAVKIRPKEEDVYFDIVAVVDPVTRDTQKLAPFLVVLKQLVNVNLRVFMNCQSKLSDMPLKSFYRYVLEAELAFQADGGFSPGPMAQFLDMPQSPLFTLNLNTPESWMVESVRTRYDLDNIYLEEVENVVAAQYELEHLLLEGHCFDVSSGQPPRGLQFTLGTASEPVIVDTIVMANLGYFQLKANPGAWNLKLRKGRSDEIYKIYSHDGTDSPADSDDIIVVLNNFKSRIIKVKVQKKADKINEELLSDSSAEENDSGFWKSLTRGFTGGGKTEEAKPDKDDVINIFSLASGHLYERFLRIMMLSVLKNTNTPVKFWFLKNYLSPTFKEFIPHMAKKYGFRYELVQYKWPRWLHQQTEKQRIIWGYKILFLDVLFPLAVDKILFVDADQIVRTDLKGLRDFDLEGAPYGYTPFCESRREMDGYRFWKSGYWASHLAGRKYHISALYVVDLKKFRKIAAGDRLRGQYQGLSQDPNSLSNLDQDLPNNMIHQVPIKSLPQEWLWCETWCDNASKKNAKTIDLCNNPMTKEPKLQAAVRIVSEWSDYDQEVKRLQTLVQKEIAQTNQTAELPSTDAHTEL, translated from the exons ATGATTCCAGGAAGCTACGAAGCCGGCTTCG TTGCAGGCTGGACGATGTGGCTTCTGTGGATCTCACTATTTTTGCCGGTCACTGTTTCCGGGGGTGGGGCCGACTCCAAGGCTGTCACCACCACTCTCACGGCCAAGTGGGCCGACACACCTCTACTGCTGGAAGccag TGAGTTCCTGGCAGAGGAGAGCCAGGAGAAGTTCTGGGACTTCGTTGAAGCCAGTCATAGCATAGAAGAGCACGATG GCGACACCGACCAGGCGTATTATGAGCTGATAGTGCAGAAAGCGAGCACCTTGCTCAGCTCTGTCCAAGTGAACATGCTCAAGTTCGCCCTGTCCCTCAGAGCCTACTCGGCAACAGTGCACTCCTTCCAGCAG ATTGCGTCCAATGAGCCTCCTCCTGCCGGCTGTTCAGCTTTTTTCAACGTCCATGGAGAGAAAACGTGCGATCCCGACACTTTGGAAGCACTCCTGAAAACAGCGCCAGGAAG GCCGAAGCCTTATCTTTTCAAAGGCGACCATAAATATCCCGGATCAAAGTCAGACGCTCCCGTCGTCATCCTGTACGCGGAGTTGGGGAAAGCTCATTTCCGGGAACTTCACCTGGCTGGCGTGGACAAAGTTGATGAAGGCTTGGCAACATATGTGCTCCGTCATTATGTTGCT AATCCGAGCACAAACAGGGTCTTTCTCTCCGGCTATGGCGTGGAGTTGGCCATCAAAAACCAGGAGTACAAGGCCAAGGATGACACGCAAGTCCAag GGGCAGAGGTAAACGCCACGATGATCAGAGAGAACGATCCGGTGGACGAGGTCCAGGGCTTCCTTTTCGGCCGACTCAA GACACTCTACCCAGAACTGAAAGAACAGCTGAAGGAGCTGAGGAAACATTTAGTGGAAAGCACCAATGAAATGGCGCCGCTCAAAGTTTGGGAAATGCAAG ACCTGAGTTTCCAGACGGCTGCTCGCATCCTGGCCGCTCCAGCTGTGGATGCCCTTAATGTCATGAAGGACCTAAGTCAGAACTTCCCCACCAAGGCCAG GTCCATCACCAAAACGGTGGTCAGCGCTGAGACACGCAAAGAGATCGCCGAAAACCAGAAG TTCTTCAAAGGAACGCTGGGGCTGCATCCGGGCGACTCGGCACTTTTTATCAACGGGCTTCACATTGATCTCGACTCACAAGACATCTTCAG TGTGTTTGAGGTCCTGCGCAGCGAAGCGCAAGTGATGGAGGGTCTGCGTTCGCTGCTCATCGACACGCCCTACATCCACGACATCCTGAAGCTCAACGTGCAGCCGTCGGATTCCGACTACGCCGTTGACATCCGCAACCCCGCCATCAGC TGGATTAACAACCTGGAGACAGACCATCGCTACAGCTCGTGGCCCTACAATGTTCAGGAGTTGCTCAGACCCACCTTCCCGGGAGTGATTCGGCAGATTCGCAAGAACTTCCACAATCTG gtGATCATTCTGGATCCGACTCAAGAGAACGCTGTGGAGCTGCTAAGTGTTGCAGAGATGTTCTATTCAAACAACATCCCACTCAG GATCGGGCTTGTATTTGTGGTGTCGGATGAAGACAACATCGACGGCATGCAGGACGCGGGCGTGGCCCTGCTGCGGACTTACAACTACATCAGCGACGAGGTGGACAGCCACAATGCTTTCGACGCCGTCATCTCG ATGTTCAACCGCGTCCCTCCTGGTGGCCGACTGACCGTCACCAATGTGATTCAAGTTCTGGAGAAGCGCTTCCCCTACGTGGAGGTCAGCAGCGTCCTGGGAGCAGATTCCAGCTACGACAACAACAGAAAG GAAGGACGGGCGTACTATGAGCAGACGGGGGTGGGCCCGTTGCCGGTAGTCATGTACAACGGAATACCGTACCAGCGCGAGCACCTGGAGCCGGACGAACTGGAGACCGTCACCATGCAGAAGATCCTGGAGACCACCTCCTTCTATCAGAGGGCCGTCTACCTG GGAGAACTGGCCACCGATCACGATGTCGTTGACTTCATCATGAACCAGCCCAACGTGGTCCCTCGCATCAACTCCCGAGTGCTGTCCACCGCCAGAACCTACCTGGACCTCTCCGACACCA ACAACCATTTTGTGGACGATTACGCTCGCTTCTCCACTCTGGACACTCGGGAGAAGAGCACGGCCGTGGCCAACAGCATCAATTACATGACCAAGAAAG ATGATGGCTACATCCGGCCTGTGACTTTCTGGGTggtgggagactttgacacgcCTTCAGGACGCCGCCTCCTCTATGATGCCATCAGACACATG AAAACTAGCAACAACGTGCGACTTGGCCTGATCAGCAACCCGTCGGCCGAGCCGTCCGCCGAGTCGAGCCGAGTGACTCGCTCCATCTGGGCCGCCATGCAGACGCAGTCCGCCAACAACGCCAAGAACTTCATCACCAAGATGGCCAAGGAGGAAACGGCAGCGGCGCTGCACAAAGGAACCGACGTCGCAGAGTTTGCTGTTGGG GGGATGGATGTGTCGTTGTTCAAGAGTGCGTACGAGAGCCACAAATTTGACTTCCTGCTTTCCCACGCCGCCTACTGCCGAGACGTGCTCAGACTGAAGAAGGGCCAGAGAGCCGTCATCAGCAACGGACGA ATCATCGGCCCTCTGGGGGACGACGAGGTGTTCAACCAAGACGACTTCCTCCTGCTGGAGAGCATCATCCTCAAGACGTCGGGCGAGCGCATCAAAAGCAAAGTGCAGCAGTTCGGCATTGAAGAGGACAG GGCCAGCGACCTGGTGATGAAGGTGGACGCTCTGCTCTCGTCTCAGCCCAAAGGGGAGGCGCGCATCGAGTATGGCTTTGCTGACGACCGCCACAG CGCTGTGAAGATCCGTCCCAAGGAGGAAGACGTTTACTTTGACATCGTAGCCGTGGTGGATCCCGTCACGCGGGATACTCAGAAACTGGCTCCTTTCCTGGTG GTTCTGAAGCAACTGGTCAACGTCAATCTGCGCGTCTTCATGAACTGCCAGTCCAAACTGTCTGACATGCCTCTGAAGAG TTTTTACCGCTACGTGCTGGAGGCGGAGCTGGCGTTCCAGGCGGACGGCGGCTTCTCGCCGGGCCCAATGGCGCAGTTCCTGGACATGCCTCAGTCGCCGCTCTTCACGCTGAACCTCAACACTCCGGAAAGCTGGATGGTGGAGTCCGTGCGCACGCGCTACGACCTGGACAACATCTACCTGGAGGAG GTGGAGAACGTGGTGGCGGCGCAGTACGAGCTGGAGCACCTCCTCCTGGAGGGTCACTGTTTCGACGTCAGCTCGGGCCAGCCGCCGCGCGGCCTTCAGTTCACGCTTGGCACCGCCTCCGAACCCGTCATCGTGGACACCATCGTCATGGCAAACCTC GGTTATTTCCAGCTCAAGGCCAATCCCGGAGCTTGGAACCTGAAGCTGAGGAAAGGCAGATCTGATGAGATCTATAAGATTTACAG TCACGACGGCACGGACTCGCCGGCGGACTCGGACGACATCATCGTGGTCCTGAACAACTTCAAGAGCCGAATCATTAAAGTCAAG GTCCAGAAGAAAGCCGACAAGATCAACGAGGAGCTGCTGAGCGACAGCAGCGCCGAGGAGAACGACAGCGGCTTCTGGAAGTCTCTGACCAG GGGCTTCACGGGCGGCGGGAAGACGGAGGAGGCCAAGCCGGATAAAGACGACGTCATCAACATCTTCTCGCTGGCCTCGGGTCACCTGTACGAGCGCTTCCTCAGGATCATGATGCTGTCGGTCCTGAAGAACACCAACACGCCCGTCAAGTTCTGGTTCCTCAAGAACTACCTGTCGCCAACTTTCAAG GAGTTCATCCCGCACATGGCCAAGAAATACGGCTTCCGGTACGAGCTGGTGCAGTACAAGTGGCCTCGCTGGCTCCACCAGCAGACGGAGAAGCAGAGAATCATCTGGGGCTACAAGATCCTCTTCCTGGATGTCCTCTTCCCGCTCGCCGTCGACAAGATCCTCTTCGTGGACGCAGACCAG ATCGTGCGTACCGACCTGAAGGGGCTGCGGGACTTTGACCTGGAGGGGGCGCCGTACGGCTACACGCCTTTCTGCGAGAGCAGACGGGAGATGGACGGATATCGATTCTGGAAGTCCGGCTACTGGGCCAGTCACCTGGCAGGACGCAAATACCACATCAG CGCCCTCTACGTTGTGGACCTGAAGAA